The segment CGCACCGACCACATCCTGTTCATCGCCGCCGGCGCCTTCCACGTGTCGAAGCCTTCGGACCTCATCCCCGAGCTGCAGGGCCTCTTCCCCATCCGGGTGGAGCTGAAGTCGCTGACCATCGGGGACTTCATCCGCATCCTCACCGAGCCCAAGTCGTCGCTGGTCAAGCAGTACACCGCACTGCTCGAGACCGAGGGGCTGAAGCTCGAGTTCACCCGCGAAGCCCTGGACGAGATCGCCAACTTCGCCTTCAAGGTGAACGAGGGCACGGAGAACATCGGCGCCCGCCGCCTGCACACCATCATGGAGCGCGTGCTGGATGAGATCAGCTTCGATGCTCCCGAGATGAA is part of the Terriglobales bacterium genome and harbors:
- a CDS encoding HslU--HslV peptidase ATPase subunit, with the translated sequence RTDHILFIAAGAFHVSKPSDLIPELQGLFPIRVELKSLTIGDFIRILTEPKSSLVKQYTALLETEGLKLEFTREALDEIANFAFKVNEGTENIGARRLHTIMERVLDEISFDAPEMKTREVTVDADYVRKMLADIVKDQDLSRYIL